GGTACTTATTCTATCAGGGATGGTTACAAATGGTTGCAGCCTGCTCTTGCAAATGTCAGATGGGCTCCTTGGGTTAGAATTAAGCTTATGCTACCTAAGCATAAGTTCTTTGCTTGGCTTGTTACTCAGCAAAGGTTACTCACTCATGATAGGTTGGTTAAGATGCAGATTATATCAGAAAATCAGTGCTACTTATGTGGGTTACATGAGGAGTCCCATAAGCACCTGTTTTTTGAACGTGTGTATAGTTCTCAGTGCTTGTGTTTGATCTCGCTGTGGGTAGGGGTCCAAATACCTGAGCAAAATGTGGTTCAATGGTGGCTCAGTCTAAGGGACCGATCTTTACTGAAGAAGCAGGTGATTGCTACAGTGGTGTGCAGTCTCATATACTATATTTGGGAATGCAGAAACAAGTGCAGAATAGAAAATATTATAATCAGACCTGAAGTGTTATGTAAACGGCTTAAAAGCCAAATCGGTGATAGATTACGGTGTATTAACATAGTCAGTAAGTGTCGAGCAACCACTGTTTGGATGGAGGGCTTGCAATAAGTCACCATATGAGTAGTTGGTAGCTTTGAGGTTTGTATGATGGAAATTTGAGATTAATATcaacttacattttcccaaaaaaaaaaagaaaatgaaaaccgTTAAATGCCGCGTGCGGAGCACGCGGCGATCCAACTAGTCTTTATACAAATTTAGGTGTTGGAGTTTGTTATCGTCTCCACTACATTTGTTGCACAACTTTATCTTCTAACACCCGTATCCCAGTTGTTCCACACCAAACTTCTATATTATATATGGAGTATATTTTATATTACGTGTCCATGCTCCATGCAAGTTATCTTGAAAAACCCAAGGTATTACGCcaattatgagatttaatttgGTTTTCTATTTCACTATGGTGTTTGTACATTCGGTTGGCGATGGACTGATGGTCTGCCTTAAATTCCTTGGGCCAAATTTCAATTAACTGTTAACGTAAGCATAAAATGTAGTTTTTAGAATGGATGATTTTGGTTTATACTTGGTTTTATGCCAACAATATAGCAAAGTGGGCTAAATAGAAATAATGGGCTTATAGATGGTTTTACAccattttatgtgatttccggaaaataagtgtaaagagcctttaattataacattgtcaattttcatatTAGTCATTATATTTTaacctcatcatcgggtacctttaaggctagtagacaactttgaggtgtctacactatgacgaaattttcaaaacctttcttcaaaatacaaaaatgtaAATATTTCAAAATGGCCTAAAAAGCTCAAAGTCAACAAAATCAAGTCAAAACTCtgtcaaattttcaaaaatcaaccaTTTCCGAAAATCATTTCAAAATCAATACTCCTACAATCACACACAAGAGGACACACATGTCCTTTCCCTTTTGAGTCGGTCCATGATTCTTTTTCTTGTTCGAGTAAGTGTGCAAAGTAGTCGATTGTATCTTGATTCGTCGTCGGTTCTTATCCTCAGTCCAAGATGGTTGGAAGTGCAGCAAGCGTCCAAGGTCAACCTGATGGTAATGGTAATAATCAAATTTTGGCCGCGCTACTTCGTCTCCAAGCCAGTCAAGACGTTGCCTATGCTCGCCTCCAAACAATCGAAGGCCGCATTTTAGCCGTGGAAGCTAGGCTTCCTCCTGTGGAGTGTCCTATTCCTGACATCTCTTTGCACGACGATCCTCCACCCTTAGGAAAACCTGAAAACGATTCTCCACTTATCCTTAGTGAAGCTGGAAAGCGTCTTAAGTACTTAGAAGAGCAACTGATGtatctcaagggagatgacatctacagggaaaatAGGCGAAAGTATGAAGCAGTAAATGCCCAACTACCAATGAACATCAACATGAGTGACATCTCAAAATtgaaggggcacgaaaaccctctaaaccacattcgtgctttcaaagattacatgtctatcaagggtATCAAGACacagatgttcttaaggatctttccttcatctctcgacaccattcccaaACAGTGGTTCTACTCTCTATACCACAAGAAAATTTCTACTTGGGATGATGCAGCCATCGAGTTCACTAAgaaatacgcggataatgccgagattcaagttaacatgcgcactctagaagTTCTTACCCAAAACGAAAAACAAcggttcaccgacttcctaagtaggtggaggaagactagtacccaatttgttgaacgtccagatgaggccactcttgtggagaagttcgtggacaatctaagtcctatttatgcaaatcacttgaggtatcaaaacatcaagtctTTCAAAGATTTAATGGTGTTAG
The Silene latifolia isolate original U9 population chromosome 11, ASM4854445v1, whole genome shotgun sequence genome window above contains:
- the LOC141613410 gene encoding uncharacterized protein LOC141613410, producing the protein MPDSDDLIMFCKRDKGYVELMIHAYELFSRAYGLVMNKGKYDIYFNGVSEGIMADIEALSGMKMGGIPFRYLGMTVSPKRLSVMDCNCLVEKFVERIRGLGTRKISYAGRLVLITSVLHTLHSYWARIFILPKTVIHRIDAICRKFLWHGKETKESPALVAWDIICRPKKHGGLGLKNLDGYKWLQPALANVRWAPWVRIKLMLPKHKFFAWLVTQQRLLTHDRLVKMQIISENQCYLCGLHEESHKHLFFERVYSSQCLCLISLWVGVQIPEQNVVQWWLSLRDRSLLKKQVIATVVCSLIYYIWECRNKCRIENIIIRPEVLCKRLKSQIGDRLRCINIVSKCRATTVWMEGLQ